Proteins from a single region of Theobroma cacao cultivar B97-61/B2 chromosome 10, Criollo_cocoa_genome_V2, whole genome shotgun sequence:
- the LOC18587111 gene encoding uncharacterized protein LOC18587111, with product MKKTKVQPESTSMVQPEEKIGEGEDVKNREDNISRDSGGFSNSYGTNLSLYTTEKRWYRVGLLEMNERDEQVALLLDVLKCICLFQAYMTYAQAQKFHAQEEVKYVAIVSPSDNVQSAKRTKSGILEGRPKSKK from the exons atgaaaaagacaaaag TTCAGCCGGAGTCCACCTCGATGGTGCAACCTGAAGAGAAAATCGGTGAAGGAGAAGATGTGAAAAATAGAG AAGATAATATAAGCCGGGACTCCGGTGGTTTCTCAAACAGCTATGGGACTAATCTTTCCCTTTATACAACTGAAAAAAGG TGGTACAGGGTAGGCTTGTTAGAGATGAATGAACGTGATGAGCAGGTAGCTTTGCTGTTAGACGTGCTTAAATG TATCTGTTTGTTTCAAGCTTACATGACTTATGCACAGGCTCAAAAATTCCATG CTCAGGAAGAAGTTAAGTATGTTGCAATTGTTTCACCGAGTGACAATGTTCAGTCTGCAAAACGAACCAAGTCCGGAATTTTGGAGGGTAGACCAAAATcgaagaaataa
- the LOC18587113 gene encoding putative lipid-binding protein AIR1B yields the protein MASKVTASTALFLSFNLLFLAFSVSSHNVDDPSNNDATINPHDSSSGGKSTCKPLNLGVCANLLNGLVKVELGDVPTKPCCSLIQGLADLEAAVCLCTAIKANVLGIIKLDLPISLSVLLNNCGREVASDYQCTP from the exons ATGGCTTCAAAGGTCACAGCATCAACCGCTCTATTTCTCTCCTTCAACCTTCTCTTCTTGGCTTTTTCCGTCAGCTCTCACAATGTTGATGACCCATCGAATAACGATGCTACAATCAACCCTCATGATTCATCAAGTGGA GGCAAGTCCACTTGTAAGCCCCTGAACCTGGGTGTCTGTGCTAATTTGCTGAATGGTTTGGTGAAGGTAGAGCTTGGTGATGTGCCAACCAAGCCATGCTGCTCCCTCATTCAAGGCTTGGCTGATCTTGAAGCTGCTGTTTGCCTTTGTACTGCCATCAAAGCCAATGTCCTAGGCATAATTAAACTCGATCTTCCGATTTCGTTGAGCGTCTTACTCAATAACTGTGGAAGAGAGGTCGCTTCTGACTACCAGTGCACCCCATGA
- the LOC108663703 gene encoding 14 kDa proline-rich protein DC2.15-like: protein MASKVSASTVLFLSFNLLFLAFCVSSHNVDYPSDNDGKINPHDSSNGGKSTCKPLNLGVCANLLNGLVKVELGDVPTKPCCSLIQGLADIEAAVCLCTAIKANVLGIKLDLPISLSVLLNNCGREVSSDYQCTP from the exons ATGGCTTCTAAGGTCTCAGCATCAACCGTTCTATTTCTCTCCTTCAACCTTCTCTTCTTGGCTTTTTGCGTCAGCTCTCACAATGTTGATTACCCATCCGATAATGATGGTAAAATCAACCCCCATGATTCATCAAATGGA GGCAAGTCCACTTGTAAGCCCCTGAACCTGGGTGTCTGTGCTAATTTGCTGAATGGTTTGGTGAAGGTTGAGCTTGGTGATGTACCAACCAAGCCATGCTGCTCCCTCATTCAAGGCTTGGCTGATATTGAAGCTGCTGTTTGCCTTTGCACTGCCATCAAAGCCAATGTCCTAGGCATTAAACTCGATCTTCCAATTTCATTGAGCGTCTTACTGAATAACTGTGGAAGAGAGGTCTCTTCTGACTACCAGTGCACCCCGTGA
- the LOC108663702 gene encoding 14 kDa proline-rich protein DC2.15-like translates to MASKVSASTALFLSFNLLFLAFSVSSHSVDYPSDNDGKINPHDSSNGGKSSCKPLNLGVCANLLNGLVKVDLGDVPTKPCCSLIQGLADLEAAVCLCTAIKANVLGIKLDLPISLSVLLNNCGREVSSDYQCTP, encoded by the exons ATGGCTTCTAAGGTCTCAGCATCAACCGCTCTATTTCTCTCCTTCAACCTTCTCTTCTTGGCTTTTTCCGTCAGCTCTCACAGTGTTGATTACCCATCCGATAATGATGGTAAAATCAACCCCCATGATTCATCAAATGGA GGCAAGTCCTCTTGTAAGCCCCTGAACCTGGGTGTCTGTGCTAATCTATTGAATGGTTTGGTGAAGGTTGACCTTGGTGACGTACCAACCAAGCCCTGCTGCTCCCTCATTCAAGGCTTGGCTGATCTTGAAGCTGCTGTTTGCCTTTGCACTGCCATCAAAGCCAATGTCCTAGGCATTAAACTCGATCTTCCAATTTCATTGAGCGTCTTACTCAATAACTGTGGAAGGGAGGTCTCTTCTGACTACCAGTGCACCCCATGA